A part of Paraliobacillus zengyii genomic DNA contains:
- the sdaAA gene encoding L-serine ammonia-lyase, iron-sulfur-dependent, subunit alpha: protein MFRNVAELLTITEEKNISISEAMILQEMNLHGKSREQIMAQMERNLDVMEKAIEDGLKGVRSHSGLTGGDAVLLQNYIKTNKPLSGTLLLDAVSKAVATNEVNAAMGLICATPTAGSAGCVPGALFAVKERLEPSREEMIRFLFTSGAFGFVVANNAFISGAAGGCQAEIGSAAAMASAAVVEMSGGTPKQSAEAFAITLKNMLGLVCDPVAGLVEVPCVKRNAAGASNAIVSADMALAGIVSKIPCDEVIGAMYRIGRQMPSALRETAEGGLAATPTGRAIAAKIYGNTAEKE, encoded by the coding sequence TTGTTTCGAAACGTCGCAGAATTATTAACAATCACAGAAGAAAAAAATATTTCGATCTCTGAAGCAATGATCCTTCAAGAGATGAACTTGCATGGGAAATCTAGAGAACAGATAATGGCTCAAATGGAACGAAATCTAGATGTCATGGAAAAAGCAATAGAAGATGGTTTAAAAGGTGTCCGTTCTCATTCAGGTCTTACAGGTGGGGATGCGGTACTTCTACAAAACTATATAAAAACAAACAAACCACTTTCAGGCACGTTATTATTGGATGCTGTTAGTAAAGCGGTCGCAACAAATGAAGTAAACGCTGCTATGGGGTTAATTTGTGCTACACCGACAGCTGGAAGTGCTGGCTGTGTTCCGGGTGCTTTATTCGCAGTAAAAGAAAGATTAGAACCTTCTCGAGAAGAGATGATTCGTTTCTTATTTACATCTGGTGCTTTTGGATTTGTTGTTGCAAATAATGCTTTTATTTCCGGCGCTGCTGGTGGTTGTCAAGCAGAAATAGGTTCAGCTGCAGCAATGGCTTCGGCAGCTGTAGTAGAAATGTCTGGTGGGACACCGAAACAAAGTGCAGAAGCGTTTGCTATAACGTTAAAAAATATGTTAGGACTTGTTTGCGACCCTGTTGCAGGACTCGTTGAGGTACCATGTGTTAAGCGTAACGCAGCTGGAGCTTCTAATGCGATTGTATCAGCAGATATGGCTTTAGCAGGTATTGTTAGTAAAATTCCTTGTGATGAAGTTATAGGAGCGATGTATCGAATTGGAAGACAAATGCCATCAGCTTTACGAGAGACTGCAGAAGGTGGTCTTGCTGCTACACCAACTGGGCGAGCAATTGCTGCAAAAATTTACGGAAATACAGCAGAGAAAGAGTGA
- a CDS encoding thiamine diphosphokinase encodes MYTVAIVAGGPASFIPNLTLYQNQVDYWIGADKGSYRLVEENMSLDLAIGDFDSITEDEFSKVKEHAKKINVFSIEKDETDLDLAILEAMALKPNKLLIFGATGGRMDHTLANIQLLSRLKQDIQTSIIDSQNEISLFRPGNYEIEENHNLPMISFIPLTPAVAGLSLENFYYPLEDKLIEWGSTLCLSNKLIRKKGTFSFDTGILIMIKSRDVLIRHGNHTII; translated from the coding sequence ATGTATACTGTAGCCATTGTAGCGGGAGGTCCTGCTTCATTTATTCCAAACTTAACATTATACCAGAATCAAGTTGACTACTGGATTGGTGCAGATAAAGGTTCTTACCGTTTAGTAGAGGAAAATATGAGTCTAGATCTAGCAATTGGCGATTTTGATTCGATAACTGAAGATGAATTTAGTAAGGTGAAAGAGCATGCAAAAAAAATAAATGTTTTTTCAATTGAAAAGGATGAAACTGATCTAGATTTAGCTATTTTAGAAGCAATGGCTTTAAAGCCTAATAAATTACTTATCTTTGGTGCTACAGGTGGTCGAATGGACCACACACTGGCTAATATTCAATTACTCTCCCGATTAAAACAGGACATCCAAACTAGTATAATTGATTCTCAAAATGAAATTTCTTTATTTCGTCCTGGAAACTATGAGATTGAGGAAAATCACAATTTACCGATGATCTCCTTTATTCCTTTAACACCTGCTGTAGCAGGTTTATCTCTTGAAAATTTCTACTATCCGTTAGAGGATAAATTAATTGAATGGGGATCAACTCTATGTCTTTCCAATAAGCTTATTCGGAAAAAAGGTACTTTTTCTTTTGATACAGGCATATTAATAATGATAAAGAGCCGTGATGTACTTATTAGGCATGGTAATCATACAATAATATGA
- a CDS encoding DAK2 domain-containing protein: protein MVVRTIEGAKFAQMVLLGANHLTNNATMIDALNVFPVPDGDTGTNMNLSMTSGAAEVKKLENESVTVVSEAFAKGLLMGARGNSGVILSQLFRGFAKGVNGAEVLDTKTFAKALQTGVNTAYKAVMKPVEGTILTVAKDTAKKAVELAETTEDIIVFMEGVLKASKKSLAHTPELLPVLKEVGVVDSGGQGLVVIYEGFLASLKGEALPESANATVEMDDLVNAEHHKLVQDYMRTEDIEFGYCTEFMVKFEDEKLKENPYDEEVFRQELSELGDSLLVVSDDEIIKVHVHVEYPGQAIDLGQRFGSFISIKVENMREQHTSIVGDKVKTKEKPKKKQDYAIVSVAMGDGLKELLESLGASVVIQGGQTMNPSTQDITHAIEEAHAKRVIILPNNKNIVMAAEQAADLSEDEVIVVPTKTIPQGMSALLAFHPDSSLETNKANMLEASKQVKTGQITYAVRDTQIDGLTIENGNFMGLADSKIIATGKDKLDVIKQLLAELVTEEDEIVTILQGEDAADEEIEIIESYIEAEFEDLEIEVHKGNQPIYSYIFAIE, encoded by the coding sequence GTGGTTGTAAGAACTATAGAAGGCGCTAAGTTTGCACAAATGGTGCTACTTGGTGCAAACCATTTAACTAACAATGCAACAATGATTGATGCATTAAATGTTTTTCCAGTTCCTGATGGGGACACGGGTACAAATATGAATTTATCAATGACTTCAGGCGCTGCCGAAGTAAAGAAATTAGAGAATGAATCTGTAACAGTAGTATCTGAAGCATTTGCAAAAGGCTTGTTAATGGGTGCACGTGGAAATTCAGGTGTGATACTTTCACAACTATTTCGCGGTTTTGCAAAAGGTGTGAATGGTGCTGAAGTTCTTGATACAAAAACATTCGCAAAGGCTTTGCAAACAGGTGTTAATACAGCTTATAAAGCTGTTATGAAACCGGTTGAAGGGACAATTTTAACTGTAGCAAAAGATACCGCTAAAAAAGCAGTAGAATTAGCTGAAACTACTGAGGACATCATTGTATTTATGGAAGGTGTCTTAAAAGCTTCTAAAAAATCGCTTGCGCATACACCGGAATTATTACCAGTTTTGAAAGAGGTTGGTGTAGTAGATAGTGGTGGACAAGGTTTAGTAGTTATATATGAAGGGTTTTTAGCATCCTTAAAAGGAGAGGCTTTACCTGAATCTGCAAATGCGACGGTTGAAATGGATGATTTGGTAAACGCTGAACATCATAAACTTGTTCAAGATTATATGCGAACAGAGGATATCGAATTTGGTTATTGTACTGAATTTATGGTTAAATTTGAAGATGAAAAATTAAAAGAAAATCCTTATGATGAAGAAGTATTTCGTCAAGAGCTAAGTGAACTAGGTGATTCATTATTAGTTGTATCTGATGATGAAATTATTAAAGTCCATGTGCACGTAGAATATCCTGGTCAAGCTATAGATTTAGGCCAGCGTTTTGGAAGCTTTATTAGTATTAAAGTTGAAAATATGCGTGAGCAACATACTTCTATTGTCGGTGATAAGGTTAAAACGAAAGAAAAGCCAAAGAAAAAGCAAGATTATGCGATCGTATCTGTTGCAATGGGTGATGGATTAAAAGAATTGTTAGAAAGTCTTGGTGCATCAGTTGTCATTCAAGGTGGACAAACAATGAATCCTAGTACGCAGGACATTACACATGCAATTGAAGAAGCGCATGCTAAACGCGTAATTATATTACCTAACAATAAAAATATTGTCATGGCTGCTGAGCAAGCTGCAGATTTAAGTGAAGATGAAGTAATTGTTGTTCCAACGAAAACAATTCCACAGGGAATGAGCGCATTATTAGCCTTTCATCCTGATTCTTCGCTTGAGACTAACAAAGCGAATATGTTAGAAGCAAGTAAGCAAGTAAAAACTGGTCAGATAACATATGCAGTAAGAGATACGCAAATAGATGGGTTAACGATTGAAAATGGAAACTTTATGGGGCTTGCTGATAGTAAGATTATCGCAACAGGTAAAGATAAATTAGATGTTATCAAACAATTACTAGCAGAACTTGTTACAGAGGAAGATGAAATTGTAACGATCTTACAAGGTGAAGATGCTGCTGATGAAGAAATTGAGATCATCGAATCATACATTGAAGCGGAATTTGAAGACTTGGAAATAGAAGTTCATAAAGGAAATCAACCGATTTATTCTTATATTTTTGCTATAGAATAA
- a CDS encoding Asp23/Gls24 family envelope stress response protein, whose translation MSIELTTKDGHVTITNEVISTVAGGAAIECYGIVGMASKNQLKDGIAEILRKENFSKGVVVRQDDDLISIDMYIIVSYGTKISEVAHNVQSQVKYTLDKTLGLPIHAINIFIQGVRVQAE comes from the coding sequence ATGTCTATTGAATTAACTACAAAAGACGGACATGTCACAATTACAAATGAAGTAATCTCTACAGTTGCCGGTGGAGCAGCTATTGAGTGCTATGGTATTGTTGGTATGGCTTCAAAAAACCAACTGAAAGATGGAATTGCGGAAATTTTACGTAAAGAAAACTTTTCTAAAGGTGTTGTCGTTCGTCAAGATGATGACCTTATTAGTATTGATATGTATATTATTGTAAGTTATGGTACAAAGATTTCTGAAGTAGCTCATAACGTACAATCTCAGGTAAAATATACATTGGATAAAACATTAGGATTACCAATTCATGCAATTAATATTTTCATTCAAGGTGTAAGGGTACAAGCAGAATAA
- the rpe gene encoding ribulose-phosphate 3-epimerase, with amino-acid sequence MTKIAPSILSADFARLKDEITDVERGGADYIHVDVMDGHFVPNITIGPLIVNAIRPVTTLPLDVHLMIDNPDDYIDAFADAGADIISVHVEACVHLHRTIHAIKARGVKAGVVINPGTPVEMLYPILKDVDLVLFMTVNPGFGGQSFIADVLSKVEQAAIWRREFAPHVEFEVDGGINEETAKLCTDAGVDVLVAGSAIFNQQDRHEAIEIIRNATK; translated from the coding sequence ATGACAAAAATTGCCCCATCTATTCTATCAGCTGATTTTGCACGATTGAAAGATGAAATTACAGACGTGGAACGAGGGGGAGCCGATTATATTCATGTTGATGTAATGGACGGCCACTTTGTTCCCAACATAACAATTGGACCACTTATTGTTAATGCTATTCGTCCAGTTACTACGTTACCTTTAGATGTGCATTTAATGATTGATAATCCAGATGACTATATTGACGCTTTTGCTGATGCTGGAGCAGATATTATTTCTGTTCATGTCGAAGCTTGTGTGCATTTACACCGCACGATTCATGCGATTAAAGCAAGAGGAGTAAAAGCGGGAGTTGTAATCAATCCTGGTACACCTGTAGAAATGCTCTACCCTATTTTAAAAGATGTCGATTTAGTCTTGTTTATGACTGTAAATCCTGGCTTTGGTGGGCAGTCCTTTATCGCAGATGTATTGTCGAAGGTTGAACAAGCAGCTATTTGGAGAAGAGAATTTGCCCCTCATGTGGAGTTTGAAGTTGATGGTGGTATTAATGAAGAAACTGCCAAATTGTGTACAGATGCAGGTGTCGATGTGTTAGTTGCAGGAAGCGCTATTTTCAATCAACAGGATCGACATGAAGCAATTGAGATCATTCGAAATGCAACAAAATAA
- the fapR gene encoding transcription factor FapR, translating into MKLPKKHRQQKLQETIKEMPFITDEALAKQFGVSIQTIRLDRMELSIPELRERIKSVATDQWNETVKALRIDEVIGEVIDLELDNRAISILDISSEHVFSRNDIARGHHLFAQANSLAVAVINDELALTAKAEIKFTRQVKQGERVIAKAKVVTAVENQRTSVEVDSYVDNEIVFSGVFDMYRSTEQKGEDRHEVSN; encoded by the coding sequence ATGAAATTACCGAAAAAACATAGACAACAAAAATTACAAGAAACAATTAAAGAGATGCCTTTCATTACGGATGAAGCGTTGGCAAAACAGTTTGGCGTTAGTATTCAGACTATTCGATTAGACAGAATGGAATTATCCATTCCTGAGTTGCGTGAACGAATCAAATCTGTCGCAACCGATCAATGGAATGAAACCGTAAAAGCATTACGAATTGATGAAGTAATTGGAGAAGTGATTGATTTAGAATTAGACAATCGGGCTATTTCTATTTTAGACATTAGTAGTGAACATGTATTCTCACGTAATGATATTGCTCGTGGCCATCATTTATTTGCTCAAGCTAATTCATTAGCTGTGGCAGTTATTAACGATGAGCTAGCTTTAACCGCTAAGGCAGAGATAAAGTTTACGCGACAAGTTAAACAAGGGGAACGCGTTATTGCAAAAGCTAAAGTAGTCACTGCTGTTGAAAATCAACGGACATCGGTTGAAGTAGATAGCTATGTTGATAATGAAATTGTTTTTTCTGGTGTGTTCGATATGTATCGTTCTACAGAACAAAAAGGAGAAGATCGACATGAAGTTAGTAATTGA
- the recG gene encoding ATP-dependent DNA helicase RecG has product MGDHSIEQVKGVGEALQKNFEELGIYTVNDLLFYFPNRYEHYEIKPVSELRHDEKVSIEGEVVGDPVLTFFGKKKSRLIFHLQVEEVIIKGIMFNRPFAKKQLQQGDTVTLTGKWDQHRLQITVNQYKKGKVKQDDPIQPVYYLKNILKSAQFKKIMMQAIDQFAGEIEEILPNPYIESYKLPTRAKALREMHFPSNFQTLKHAKRRFIYEELLLFQLKMQLFRKRDRERTKGNSQIYDASQVNQFIETLPFKLTDAQKRSLDEILVDLRAPYRMNRLLQGDVGSGKTAVAAIALFASITSKKQGAIMVPTEILAEQHYESLQSLFDGYGTIMLLTGSVKGKKRKEILEKIKTHQVDITIGTHALIQEEVVFANLGTVIVDEQHRFGVNQRKTLRDKGMDPDVLFMTATPIPRTLAITSYGDMDVSQIDEMPVGRKTVETYWVKENMLPRLLQFIQKEVDSGYQAYVICPLIEESDKIDIQNAVDLYNQLQNTFPSSTKVGLLHGRLHSDEKEDVMQQFAANEIHVLVSTTVVEVGVNVPNATVMLVYDAERFGLSQLHQLRGRVGRGQAQSYCILLADPKGEVGKERMKIMTETSNGFELAEQDLQLRGPGDFFGKKQSGLPEFKVADIVQDYRALETARNDAQSIVYQDRLKDPNYYALKSYITKELNNNGSSFD; this is encoded by the coding sequence TTGGGAGATCATTCGATTGAGCAAGTTAAAGGAGTAGGAGAAGCTTTACAAAAGAACTTTGAAGAACTGGGGATTTATACAGTTAATGATTTGCTCTTTTATTTTCCAAACAGATACGAACATTATGAAATCAAACCTGTCAGTGAATTAAGGCATGATGAGAAAGTATCGATAGAAGGGGAAGTCGTAGGAGATCCTGTGCTCACCTTTTTCGGAAAAAAGAAATCACGCTTAATATTTCATCTTCAAGTTGAAGAAGTAATCATAAAAGGGATTATGTTCAATCGACCTTTCGCGAAAAAACAATTACAACAAGGTGATACAGTAACATTAACTGGGAAATGGGATCAGCATCGCTTACAAATTACTGTCAATCAATATAAAAAGGGTAAAGTGAAACAAGATGATCCGATTCAGCCTGTTTATTATTTAAAGAATATACTAAAGTCAGCACAATTCAAAAAAATAATGATGCAGGCTATCGATCAATTTGCAGGTGAGATTGAAGAAATATTACCAAATCCTTATATAGAATCTTACAAGCTGCCAACAAGGGCTAAAGCATTGAGGGAAATGCATTTTCCATCTAATTTTCAAACGCTTAAGCATGCGAAGCGTCGTTTTATTTATGAAGAGCTTTTATTGTTCCAATTAAAAATGCAATTATTTCGTAAAAGAGATCGAGAGCGTACAAAAGGAAATAGCCAAATATATGATGCGTCTCAAGTTAATCAGTTTATTGAAACGTTACCATTTAAGTTAACAGATGCGCAAAAACGTTCACTTGATGAAATATTAGTAGATTTACGTGCCCCTTACCGAATGAATCGATTATTACAAGGTGATGTTGGTTCAGGGAAAACAGCTGTCGCTGCGATTGCCTTATTTGCTTCTATTACATCTAAAAAGCAGGGAGCAATTATGGTGCCAACAGAAATATTGGCTGAACAACATTATGAATCGTTACAGTCTTTATTCGATGGATACGGAACGATTATGTTATTAACTGGTTCTGTTAAAGGGAAAAAACGAAAAGAGATTCTAGAAAAAATCAAGACGCATCAAGTGGATATTACTATCGGTACCCATGCATTGATCCAAGAGGAAGTGGTCTTTGCTAATTTAGGTACAGTGATTGTCGATGAGCAACATCGTTTTGGTGTTAATCAACGAAAGACGTTGCGTGACAAAGGAATGGATCCAGATGTACTATTTATGACAGCTACCCCCATCCCTAGAACACTTGCTATTACAAGTTACGGTGATATGGATGTATCGCAAATTGATGAGATGCCAGTTGGTCGTAAAACAGTTGAAACCTATTGGGTAAAAGAAAACATGCTCCCTCGTCTATTACAATTCATTCAAAAAGAAGTGGATAGTGGTTATCAAGCGTATGTTATTTGTCCATTAATTGAAGAATCGGATAAAATAGATATTCAAAATGCGGTAGACTTATATAATCAATTACAAAATACATTCCCTTCGTCGACTAAAGTTGGTTTATTACATGGTAGGTTACATAGTGATGAAAAAGAAGATGTTATGCAGCAGTTTGCGGCTAATGAGATTCATGTTTTAGTTTCTACGACAGTTGTGGAGGTAGGTGTGAATGTTCCAAATGCAACAGTTATGCTCGTATATGATGCAGAAAGATTTGGTTTATCACAATTACACCAATTAAGAGGAAGAGTGGGACGTGGGCAAGCGCAGAGTTATTGTATTTTACTTGCTGATCCTAAAGGTGAAGTAGGAAAAGAACGTATGAAAATTATGACCGAAACGAGTAATGGATTTGAATTAGCAGAGCAAGATTTGCAATTAAGAGGACCTGGGGACTTTTTTGGTAAAAAACAAAGTGGCTTACCTGAGTTTAAAGTAGCTGATATTGTTCAAGATTATCGTGCATTAGAAACGGCCAGAAATGATGCACAATCAATTGTTTATCAAGATCGATTGAAAGATCCAAATTATTATGCACTTAAAAGCTACATCACAAAAGAATTAAACAATAATGGATCTTCATTTGATTAA
- the rsgA gene encoding ribosome small subunit-dependent GTPase A — protein MPEGKIMKALSGFYYVKSDQNIYQCRGRGLFRKQKITPLVGDDVQFDISNPNEGYIFEIKERKNELRRPPIANIDQAVIVVSAKEPDFSSLLLDRFLLLVEANQIEPVIFISKVDMLSAEELEKINMYQEIYRSTGYQVEVSSTKDGSDLQQLMPYFSNNISVIAGQSGVGKSSLLNKLNPQLDIETDEISTSLNRGKHTTRHVELVEIAEGLVADTPGFSSLEFDQIDLETLPVCFPEMRSRQNDCKFRGCMHINEPKCAIKAAVENEEIASFRYKHYVSFYHEIHTRKPRY, from the coding sequence ATGCCTGAAGGTAAAATTATGAAAGCATTAAGCGGCTTTTATTACGTGAAAAGTGATCAAAATATATATCAATGCAGAGGACGAGGATTATTTCGTAAACAAAAAATCACGCCATTAGTTGGTGATGATGTCCAATTTGATATTAGCAATCCGAATGAAGGCTATATTTTTGAAATAAAAGAACGTAAAAATGAATTAAGACGCCCACCTATAGCGAATATTGATCAAGCTGTTATTGTCGTGTCAGCTAAAGAACCTGATTTTAGTTCCCTACTATTAGATCGTTTTTTATTATTAGTAGAAGCGAATCAAATAGAACCTGTTATATTTATTTCAAAAGTAGACATGCTTTCTGCTGAAGAGCTAGAAAAAATTAATATGTATCAGGAAATTTATCGTTCTACTGGCTATCAGGTTGAAGTGTCATCAACGAAAGATGGTTCTGATCTGCAACAACTAATGCCTTATTTCTCGAATAACATATCGGTTATAGCTGGACAATCAGGTGTGGGTAAATCATCGTTATTAAATAAATTGAATCCACAACTTGATATCGAGACAGACGAAATTTCAACTAGTCTGAATCGTGGTAAACATACAACGAGGCATGTTGAACTTGTAGAAATTGCAGAAGGTTTAGTTGCGGATACACCTGGATTTAGTTCATTGGAATTTGATCAAATTGATTTAGAAACGTTACCTGTTTGCTTTCCTGAAATGAGAAGCAGACAGAATGATTGTAAATTCCGTGGCTGCATGCATATTAATGAGCCGAAGTGTGCCATTAAAGCAGCCGTAGAAAATGAAGAAATCGCATCTTTCCGATACAAACATTATGTTTCATTTTATCACGAAATTCATACAAGAAAGCCGAGGTATTAA
- the spoVM gene encoding stage V sporulation protein SpoVM codes for MKFYTFKLPRFIGGFVRVIMGSFKKN; via the coding sequence ATTAAATTTTATACCTTTAAACTCCCAAGGTTCATTGGTGGCTTCGTTCGAGTAATCATGGGTTCATTTAAAAAGAATTAA
- the sdaAB gene encoding L-serine ammonia-lyase, iron-sulfur-dependent subunit beta: MKYKSVFDIIGPVMIGPSSSHTAGAARIGRAARNLFGNEPVWADIYLYGSFAKTYRGHGTDVAVIAGLLDYDTDDSRISIALEIAHSKGIAVHFFEEESAVEHPNTMRIKMGVGNETFELVGISIGGGKVEITELNGFELHLSGNHPAILIMHNDRFGAIASVTQILAKHEINIGRMEVSRKDIGKEALMVIELDQNVSEAIELELDQADHILHVSKIVD, encoded by the coding sequence ATGAAATACAAATCAGTTTTTGACATTATTGGTCCTGTTATGATTGGACCTTCAAGTTCTCACACAGCAGGTGCTGCAAGAATTGGTAGGGCTGCGAGAAATTTATTTGGAAATGAACCAGTTTGGGCAGATATTTATCTCTACGGGTCATTTGCTAAAACGTATAGAGGCCATGGTACGGATGTTGCAGTTATTGCAGGCTTATTAGACTATGATACTGATGACAGTCGAATTAGTATAGCATTGGAAATTGCACATTCAAAAGGTATTGCTGTCCACTTTTTTGAAGAAGAAAGTGCCGTTGAACACCCAAATACAATGCGAATTAAAATGGGTGTTGGTAATGAAACTTTTGAATTAGTGGGTATTTCTATCGGCGGTGGGAAAGTTGAAATTACGGAACTGAATGGTTTTGAATTGCATTTATCAGGAAACCATCCGGCTATCTTAATCATGCACAATGATCGTTTTGGTGCAATTGCATCTGTTACACAAATATTAGCAAAGCACGAAATTAATATTGGTAGAATGGAAGTATCACGTAAAGACATAGGCAAAGAAGCATTAATGGTAATTGAACTGGACCAAAACGTAAGTGAAGCGATAGAATTAGAATTAGATCAAGCTGACCACATCTTGCATGTTTCTAAAATTGTCGATTGA
- the rpmB gene encoding 50S ribosomal protein L28 has protein sequence MGRKCVITGRKTSTGNNRSHAMNSNKRTWKANVQKVRIMVDGKPKRVYVSTRALKSGKVERV, from the coding sequence ATGGGACGAAAATGTGTTATAACTGGACGTAAAACTTCAACTGGAAATAACCGTTCGCACGCAATGAACTCTAATAAACGCACATGGAAAGCTAACGTGCAAAAAGTTCGCATTATGGTAGATGGTAAACCGAAACGTGTTTATGTTTCTACTCGTGCATTGAAATCTGGTAAAGTAGAGCGCGTATAA
- the plsX gene encoding phosphate acyltransferase PlsX, whose protein sequence is MKLVIDAMGGDHAPEAVVKGAMEAVKQIENLEITLVGDQEKIATHLTDDSKISIIHTTTVITGDEEPVRAVRRKKDSSLVLMANEVKEKRADACVSAGSTGALMSAGLFQVGRIKGIERPALSPTLPTKDQKGFLLLDVGANVDAKAKHLVQFAIMGTIYSEKVRGITSPRVGLLNIGTEDGKGNELTKAAFSLLKQAPINFIGNVEARDLLDGVADVVVTDGFSGNITLKTIEGTAATMFSMLKKSFMANMKTKVAAGLMQKDLRKLKDQLDYSEYGGAGLFGLQSPVIKAHGSSNARAIFSAIKQACHMVEYDVTKKIETTVAEYDASEEE, encoded by the coding sequence ATGAAGTTAGTAATTGATGCAATGGGAGGCGACCATGCTCCAGAAGCAGTAGTAAAAGGGGCTATGGAAGCTGTCAAACAGATTGAAAACCTTGAAATAACATTAGTGGGAGATCAAGAAAAAATAGCGACTCATTTAACAGATGACAGCAAGATATCGATTATACATACAACAACTGTAATAACTGGTGATGAAGAACCTGTTCGAGCTGTTCGTAGAAAAAAGGACTCTTCTCTAGTTTTAATGGCAAATGAAGTGAAGGAAAAACGAGCTGACGCTTGTGTATCAGCAGGGAGTACCGGAGCGTTAATGAGCGCTGGTTTATTTCAAGTCGGCCGTATCAAAGGTATAGAAAGACCAGCACTAAGCCCAACTTTACCAACTAAAGATCAAAAAGGATTTTTATTATTAGATGTTGGTGCTAATGTAGACGCAAAAGCGAAACACCTCGTTCAATTTGCAATCATGGGTACAATTTATAGTGAGAAAGTCCGGGGGATCACTTCACCTCGAGTAGGCTTACTGAATATTGGAACAGAAGATGGTAAAGGCAATGAACTGACAAAAGCTGCTTTTTCTCTATTAAAACAAGCACCGATTAACTTCATTGGTAATGTAGAAGCACGAGATTTACTTGACGGTGTTGCAGATGTGGTTGTTACAGATGGTTTTAGTGGTAATATAACGCTGAAAACAATTGAGGGTACAGCTGCGACAATGTTTTCTATGTTGAAGAAGTCATTTATGGCTAACATGAAGACAAAAGTAGCTGCTGGATTGATGCAAAAAGATTTAAGGAAACTAAAAGATCAATTAGACTATTCAGAATATGGTGGTGCAGGACTTTTTGGTCTTCAATCCCCAGTTATCAAAGCACATGGTTCTTCAAACGCTCGTGCGATTTTTAGTGCAATTAAGCAAGCATGTCATATGGTGGAATATGATGTCACAAAAAAAATTGAAACAACAGTAGCAGAGTATGACGCCAGTGAGGAGGAATAA